Proteins from a single region of Candidatus Woesearchaeota archaeon:
- the rpsG gene encoding 30S ribosomal protein S7: MSDTIKFFNKWTTEGVKVSDLGLVRYISIEPKIVPKTGARYAGNRFHKSQTFIVERLAVKLMNSGHKSKKHFMSSGHNTGKKNLALGIVERALGKAHLKLKVNPLSVVVRAVENAAPREEVIAIEYGGARYPKAVDVAPQRRIDLALRNITQGAYVKSFNKKLKVEDALADELINCYQASVKSAAIAKKRDLERQAASSK, encoded by the coding sequence ATGAGCGACACAATCAAATTTTTCAACAAGTGGACTACCGAAGGAGTCAAAGTATCTGACCTTGGTTTGGTTAGATATATTTCCATCGAGCCTAAAATTGTACCTAAAACTGGTGCTCGATATGCTGGGAATCGATTCCATAAATCTCAAACATTTATTGTTGAACGCCTAGCAGTAAAACTCATGAACTCCGGTCATAAAAGTAAAAAACACTTCATGAGCTCCGGACACAATACTGGTAAAAAAAATCTAGCATTAGGTATTGTTGAGCGAGCTTTAGGCAAAGCACATCTCAAATTAAAAGTAAATCCATTAAGCGTTGTAGTTCGCGCAGTAGAAAATGCAGCTCCACGTGAAGAAGTCATTGCTATTGAATATGGTGGTGCTCGTTATCCTAAAGCTGTTGATGTAGCTCCTCAACGTCGCATTGATCTTGCTCTTCGTAACATTACTCAAGGAGCATATGTTAAATCATTTAACAAAAAACTCAAAGTAGAAGACGCACTTGCTGATGAATTAATCAACTGCTATCAAGCATCCGTTAAAAGCGCAGCAATTGCTAAAAAACGCGATCTTGAACGTCAAGCAGCATCAAGTAAATAG
- a CDS encoding trypsin-like peptidase domain-containing protein yields the protein MKREWKIHLIYGAVLLIVVLGLLVYQNNQEKTMRTEFTDRFDSLSQQLEQQRHNLSAQIASLGQEVDVKTTQLDKSIQERGQEIAGLSGKLDEVETQSKEEVAKLQDSLSRLKLENQDFSQVIDDSIPSVVSISTNTGSGSGFIIDDNGNIVTNYHVIEGATAAVVETSDGRRHRVKVVGFNQRADVAVLQINATGLDPIRFGDSDSLRVGEKVIAVGNPGGFDFSVSQGIVSNTQRVDGSGRELVQIDVPINPGNSGGPLINAAGQVVGVNTLKIKDFEGIGFALSSNYVERIVEDILRS from the coding sequence ATGAAAAGAGAGTGGAAGATCCATTTGATTTATGGCGCAGTTTTGTTAATAGTAGTTCTAGGTCTTTTAGTATATCAAAACAATCAGGAAAAAACCATGCGCACAGAATTTACGGATCGGTTTGATTCCTTATCACAGCAATTAGAGCAACAGCGACATAACCTTTCTGCGCAGATTGCGTCGCTGGGTCAAGAAGTAGATGTGAAAACAACTCAATTAGATAAATCAATCCAAGAACGTGGTCAAGAAATCGCTGGCTTAAGCGGTAAGCTTGATGAAGTGGAGACCCAAAGTAAAGAAGAGGTTGCAAAGTTACAAGATTCACTATCACGACTTAAATTAGAGAATCAAGATTTCTCTCAAGTTATTGATGATTCTATTCCTTCCGTTGTAAGTATTTCGACAAATACAGGTAGCGGTAGCGGATTTATCATTGATGATAATGGCAATATTGTGACAAACTATCATGTTATTGAAGGGGCAACGGCTGCTGTGGTTGAAACGTCTGATGGCAGGCGACATCGTGTGAAAGTGGTTGGATTTAATCAGCGTGCGGATGTGGCTGTGTTGCAGATTAATGCTACGGGACTCGACCCAATCCGTTTTGGTGATTCTGATAGTTTGAGAGTGGGAGAGAAAGTAATTGCGGTAGGAAATCCTGGTGGATTTGATTTTAGTGTGAGTCAAGGTATTGTGAGCAATACACAACGAGTTGATGGTAGCGGGCGAGAATTAGTGCAAATTGATGTACCCATTAATCCTGGCAATTCTGGCGGACCATTAATTAACGCTGCAGGACAAGTTGTGGGGGTTAATACGCTTAAGATTAAAGATTTTGAAGGCATTGGTTTTGCATTGAGTTCGAATTATGTTGAAAGAATTGTAGAAGACATATTGAGATCATAA
- a CDS encoding DNA-directed RNA polymerase subunit B'', translating into MDNNASKMDRNVLIQKYFEEKRFVDSSIQSFNNLLEHGLQEAIEENKEAEPTIIPANIEKFKIRFGRITVGKPEITEADGSKRPIYPMEARLRKISYHAPIYLEVSTYINDVQRENFVAEVGKLPIMLKSKYCHLDGLKREDLIKHGEDPSDPGGYFIVNGTERVIVHVEDLAPNNFMVEEDDGVYSGRFFASKGSYKIPHSFERKKDGLYYLTFTRVKSMPIIVVLKALGLVRDEEIMKAISTDKNYDELLVNLFEFVEVKTQEQAIDYISKYVGVGQSKEVRVERTREILDKYLLPNIGMDSSARLAKAKNLAKMLKKFIDVANHQRPVDDKDHYMNKRVRMAGDLLLDLFRVNFKVLVGDILYNFQRIIKRGKLPSIRVIIRDKLLTSRLYSSMATGEWVGGRQGVSQRMSRTNYLDMVSHLQRVVSPLSSSQENFEARALHCTHLGRLCPIETPEGTNIGLRKNMAMLCSLSQAAPEETIIEKLKSAGLREA; encoded by the coding sequence ATGGATAATAATGCTTCTAAAATGGATCGGAATGTTCTCATTCAAAAATACTTTGAAGAAAAACGCTTTGTCGATAGTAGTATTCAATCTTTTAACAATCTTCTTGAACACGGTCTGCAAGAGGCCATTGAAGAAAATAAAGAAGCGGAACCAACTATCATCCCTGCAAATATCGAAAAATTCAAAATTCGTTTTGGGCGAATTACTGTCGGAAAACCTGAAATCACAGAAGCAGATGGAAGTAAACGTCCAATTTATCCTATGGAAGCTCGTTTGCGTAAAATCTCTTATCATGCGCCAATCTATCTCGAAGTAAGTACCTATATCAATGATGTACAACGTGAAAACTTTGTTGCAGAAGTAGGGAAATTACCAATTATGTTAAAAAGTAAATACTGTCATCTCGATGGACTTAAACGTGAAGACTTAATCAAACACGGTGAAGATCCTTCCGACCCAGGTGGATATTTTATTGTAAACGGAACTGAAAGAGTTATTGTTCATGTTGAAGATCTTGCACCTAACAATTTTATGGTTGAAGAAGATGATGGAGTATATAGTGGTCGCTTTTTCGCTTCAAAAGGATCTTATAAAATCCCTCATTCATTTGAACGAAAAAAAGATGGTTTATACTATCTCACTTTCACCCGAGTCAAATCCATGCCTATTATAGTTGTACTCAAAGCATTGGGTCTTGTTCGTGATGAAGAAATTATGAAAGCAATTTCAACTGACAAAAATTACGACGAATTACTTGTCAACCTTTTTGAATTTGTTGAAGTTAAAACTCAAGAACAAGCCATTGATTACATTAGCAAATATGTGGGTGTAGGTCAATCCAAAGAAGTTCGTGTCGAACGTACTCGTGAAATTCTTGACAAATATCTTTTACCTAACATAGGGATGGATTCCTCTGCTCGTCTCGCAAAAGCGAAGAATCTTGCAAAAATGCTTAAGAAATTTATTGATGTTGCAAATCATCAACGACCTGTCGATGATAAAGATCATTACATGAACAAGCGTGTCAGAATGGCTGGAGACCTTCTCCTTGACCTCTTCCGCGTTAACTTTAAAGTTCTTGTAGGAGATATACTCTACAACTTCCAACGTATTATCAAACGTGGTAAGTTGCCTTCCATTCGAGTTATCATCCGTGATAAACTGCTTACCTCTCGCCTTTATTCATCAATGGCAACTGGGGAGTGGGTTGGCGGACGTCAGGGAGTTTCCCAACGTATGAGCCGAACGAACTATCTCGATATGGTTTCACACCTTCAACGGGTTGTTAGTCCATTATCCAGTTCACAGGAAAATTTTGAAGCGCGTGCTCTTCATTGTACTCACTTAGGACGTTTGTGTCCAATTGAAACGCCTGAAGGTACTAACATTGGTCTTCGTAAAAATATGGCTATGTTATGCTCACTTTCACAGGCAGCTCCTGAAGAAACAATTATCGAAAAACTCAAAAGTGCGGGGTTACGCGAGGCGTAA
- a CDS encoding 30S ribosomal protein S12 — translation MGKKPRGLGSAKKLIKRRSTAKITKRSSLKHKYDPLAGSSQAKAIVLEKVQVEAKQPNSAMRKCARVQLVKNGKQITAFMPGDGAQKLINEHDEVIIECIGGKMGRAKGDLPCIRWQVIRVNDQSLDALLKGKLEKARR, via the coding sequence ATGGGAAAAAAACCACGCGGATTAGGTTCAGCAAAAAAATTAATAAAACGTCGAAGTACAGCAAAAATTACTAAACGTTCCTCTTTAAAACACAAATACGATCCTCTTGCAGGATCCTCACAAGCAAAAGCAATTGTTCTTGAGAAAGTTCAAGTTGAAGCAAAACAACCTAACTCAGCAATGCGTAAATGCGCTCGTGTTCAACTCGTTAAAAACGGAAAACAAATCACTGCATTTATGCCAGGTGATGGTGCTCAAAAATTAATCAACGAACACGACGAAGTAATTATCGAGTGTATTGGTGGTAAAATGGGTCGCGCTAAAGGTGACCTTCCTTGTATTCGCTGGCAAGTTATTCGCGTTAATGATCAGAGCCTCGATGCTCTACTCAAAGGTAAATTGGAGAAAGCAAGACGATGA
- a CDS encoding DNA-directed RNA polymerase subunit A', with protein MRPQFVSKRIKAIRFGVLSPKIIKDMAAAKIVTPELYDREGYPVDGGLMDTRLGVIDPGLVCKTDGLKLKDTLGHFGYIELARPVVHIKYVRQILDLLKSTCKSCGRVLIPDENAKKYTTIFARVGEEEGFEARRRKVKIVVDKYKKKDLCPHCDTKQEKLRIEKPYNFYEGEIRLSPIEVRARLEKIPDADLEVFGFATGFRPEWIVLTILSIPPVTMRPSITLESGERSEDDLTHKLGDIVRINQRLFENINAGAPEVIIEDLWDLLQYHVTTFFDNEVPQLPPARHRGGQVLKTLVNRISSKEGRIRHNLAGKRTDFSARTVISPDPLITLNEVGVPVSMAMTLTVPERVTEWNKQYLRSFIENGSKKYPGANYVLKSDGRRKAITEETKEEILNELATGYIVERHLVDGDVALFNRQPSLHRMSMMCHKVKILPGRTFRLNPAVCNPYNADFDGDEMNLHIPQTEEARAEAKILMLVETQMISPRYGLSVVGCIHDGITGNYLLTKELVVSYPEAVDLLYNCGVNDLSRLPHKEKIDGKEVFSVLLPQDFNFSGKDKSGNDVEIVNGILKTGCMDKANLGQESGLMLRNIYERYGAEFAADYLGKVSKLGIAVLSRRGFSIGISDLDLTPETDEEIKTVLEKAEQESMKIIEQYTAGKLEVLPGRSMQETMELRILEALNRARNKGGDLAMRQNKESAAIIMAKCGARGNALNIAQMAVVVGQQALRGRRIDHGYTNRTLPYFKQGDVSPKAKGFVRNNFKTGLTPYEFFFGAMTGRDALMDTALRTPKSGYLYRRLSNAMQDLKANYDGTVRDASGRVVQFSYGEDGLDVSKTKNGTIDVKRIIAQVLGGAE; from the coding sequence ATGAGACCACAATTTGTTTCCAAACGCATTAAAGCTATTCGTTTTGGTGTCCTCTCGCCAAAAATCATCAAAGATATGGCTGCAGCAAAAATCGTTACGCCAGAACTCTACGATCGTGAGGGATATCCTGTCGATGGCGGACTTATGGACACTCGTCTAGGGGTTATTGATCCTGGTCTTGTATGTAAAACAGACGGACTTAAACTTAAAGATACACTTGGTCACTTTGGATATATTGAACTTGCTCGTCCAGTTGTGCACATTAAATATGTTCGTCAAATTTTAGATCTTCTCAAATCAACATGTAAATCCTGTGGACGTGTTCTTATCCCTGACGAAAATGCGAAAAAATATACTACTATTTTTGCGCGTGTTGGTGAAGAAGAAGGCTTTGAAGCTCGCCGTCGCAAAGTTAAAATTGTTGTTGATAAATACAAGAAAAAAGATCTCTGTCCTCATTGTGATACAAAGCAAGAGAAACTTCGCATCGAAAAACCATACAACTTCTACGAAGGAGAAATCCGACTTAGCCCTATTGAAGTCCGTGCTCGTCTTGAAAAAATTCCTGACGCTGATCTTGAAGTATTTGGATTTGCAACCGGATTTCGTCCTGAATGGATCGTATTAACCATTTTATCTATCCCTCCTGTAACTATGCGCCCAAGTATTACGCTTGAGTCTGGTGAACGGTCTGAAGACGATCTTACTCACAAATTAGGCGACATTGTTCGTATCAATCAACGTCTTTTTGAAAACATTAACGCAGGTGCGCCTGAAGTTATCATTGAAGATTTATGGGATCTACTTCAATATCACGTAACTACCTTCTTTGACAACGAAGTGCCTCAACTTCCACCTGCTCGCCATCGTGGAGGACAAGTACTTAAAACTCTTGTTAACCGTATCAGCAGTAAAGAAGGTCGCATCCGTCATAACCTTGCTGGGAAACGTACTGATTTCTCCGCGCGTACAGTTATTAGTCCTGATCCATTAATTACTCTTAACGAAGTAGGAGTGCCAGTAAGTATGGCAATGACTCTTACAGTTCCTGAACGTGTTACTGAATGGAACAAACAATATCTTCGTTCATTCATTGAGAACGGTTCTAAAAAGTATCCTGGAGCTAATTACGTCCTTAAATCTGATGGTCGTCGTAAAGCAATTACCGAGGAAACTAAAGAAGAAATTCTTAATGAGCTTGCAACGGGATATATCGTTGAACGTCATCTTGTTGATGGTGATGTGGCTCTCTTCAACCGTCAGCCATCTCTTCATCGGATGAGTATGATGTGTCACAAAGTCAAAATCTTGCCTGGTCGAACCTTCCGTCTTAATCCAGCAGTATGTAATCCATACAACGCAGATTTTGATGGGGATGAGATGAACCTGCATATTCCTCAAACTGAAGAAGCACGTGCTGAAGCAAAAATTCTCATGTTAGTTGAAACACAGATGATTAGTCCGCGGTATGGTCTAAGTGTTGTAGGTTGCATTCATGATGGAATTACTGGCAACTATCTTCTTACCAAAGAATTAGTAGTAAGTTATCCTGAAGCTGTTGATCTTCTCTACAACTGTGGTGTTAATGATTTAAGTCGCCTACCTCATAAAGAAAAAATTGACGGCAAAGAAGTATTCTCTGTTCTCCTGCCTCAAGACTTTAACTTTAGTGGAAAAGATAAAAGCGGCAATGATGTTGAGATTGTTAATGGTATTCTTAAAACTGGGTGCATGGATAAAGCTAATCTTGGTCAAGAAAGCGGGCTTATGCTTCGTAATATCTACGAACGGTATGGTGCTGAATTTGCTGCAGATTATCTCGGCAAAGTTTCAAAACTAGGTATTGCTGTTCTTTCTCGTCGCGGCTTCTCCATAGGAATTAGTGATTTAGATCTAACCCCAGAAACAGATGAAGAAATCAAAACTGTACTTGAAAAAGCAGAACAAGAATCTATGAAAATCATTGAGCAATACACTGCAGGAAAACTAGAAGTTCTTCCTGGTCGTAGTATGCAAGAAACGATGGAACTTCGTATTTTGGAAGCACTTAACCGGGCGCGTAACAAAGGCGGAGATCTCGCCATGCGTCAAAACAAAGAAAGCGCTGCTATTATCATGGCTAAATGTGGAGCTCGTGGTAATGCTCTTAACATTGCTCAAATGGCAGTTGTCGTTGGTCAACAAGCATTGCGTGGTCGTCGTATCGATCATGGATATACTAACCGAACCCTCCCTTACTTCAAACAAGGGGATGTCAGTCCAAAAGCAAAAGGCTTTGTTCGTAATAATTTTAAAACAGGTCTCACTCCTTACGAGTTTTTCTTTGGAGCAATGACGGGACGTGACGCACTGATGGATACTGCTTTGCGTACACCTAAATCAGGGTACCTTTATCGTCGTCTCTCTAACGCCATGCAAGATCTTAAAGCAAATTACGATGGAACCGTTCGCGATGCAAGTGGTCGTGTAGTTCAATTCTCTTATGGGGAAGATGGACTTGACGTATCAAAAACCAAGAATGGTACTATTGATGTTAAACGTATAATTGCTCAAGTATTAGGTGGTGCAGAATGA
- the rpoA2 gene encoding DNA-directed RNA polymerase subunit A'', translating to MKSEHQTMIAGYEGKLPLLVLDEIRESIPATISKEKLKKILDEVLANYNTAKINPGECVGLVSAESIGEPGTQMTLNTFHFAGVSEMNVTTGLPRIIEIFDAQKSIKTPMMEVYFTKESNTLEKIKQFALELKETMFGDFASSFSLNIFDQTLTVELNSTLLADHKFTAKDLLKALKFKSKGFTAEAGQSSITFTQKGKPEEIKDLYAIKEKIRVARVKGVKGIKQVLPVKRGEEYVVLTSGTNLKEVLAMSQVDISRTVSNDINEVYAVLGIEAARQSIINEVHKVIEAQGLNIDIRHIMLVADIMCVSGVLKGVTRYGVVSEKASVLARASFETPVRHLINAALEGEVDGLTSVVENVMINQPVPLGTGLPGLITKLK from the coding sequence ATGAAATCAGAACATCAAACTATGATTGCAGGTTATGAAGGCAAACTTCCCCTGCTTGTACTCGATGAGATCAGAGAATCCATCCCTGCGACAATTTCAAAGGAGAAACTCAAAAAGATCTTGGACGAAGTTCTTGCTAATTACAACACCGCAAAAATCAATCCTGGTGAATGTGTTGGTTTAGTCAGCGCTGAAAGTATTGGAGAACCAGGTACACAGATGACACTTAACACGTTTCATTTCGCTGGGGTTTCTGAAATGAACGTAACTACAGGTCTTCCTCGTATTATCGAAATTTTTGACGCGCAGAAATCAATTAAAACACCAATGATGGAAGTGTATTTTACAAAAGAAAGTAACACTCTTGAAAAAATTAAACAGTTTGCATTAGAACTCAAAGAGACTATGTTTGGAGATTTTGCATCTTCATTTTCTCTTAATATCTTTGACCAAACTCTCACTGTAGAATTAAATTCAACTCTCTTGGCAGATCATAAATTTACCGCTAAAGATCTTCTTAAAGCGCTTAAATTCAAATCTAAAGGATTTACTGCCGAAGCAGGTCAAAGTAGCATTACATTCACCCAGAAAGGCAAACCTGAAGAGATCAAAGATTTGTATGCTATCAAAGAGAAGATTCGTGTAGCGCGTGTTAAAGGCGTTAAAGGTATTAAACAAGTTCTTCCTGTAAAACGTGGCGAAGAATATGTTGTTCTTACTTCAGGTACAAATCTAAAAGAAGTTCTGGCAATGTCTCAAGTTGATATCAGTCGGACTGTATCAAATGACATTAACGAAGTATACGCAGTCTTAGGTATTGAAGCTGCTCGTCAATCCATTATTAATGAAGTTCACAAAGTAATTGAAGCTCAAGGTCTTAATATTGACATTCGCCATATTATGCTTGTTGCTGATATTATGTGTGTATCTGGTGTACTTAAAGGAGTAACACGTTACGGCGTCGTTAGCGAAAAAGCCAGCGTTCTTGCGCGGGCATCATTCGAGACCCCTGTACGACACTTAATCAACGCAGCTCTTGAAGGAGAAGTTGATGGTTTGACTTCCGTTGTAGAAAACGTAATGATTAACCAACCAGTTCCTTTAGGAACAGGCTTGCCAGGTTTAATTACTAAGTTAAAATAA
- a CDS encoding ribosomal L7Ae/L30e/S12e/Gadd45 family protein has translation MAKKKEAVEEIRDLKAKLTEGKTIIGTQRVLKALKSKSVKTVYLAKNCPDKIKDDIAYYAQLAQTPIITLEQDNEELGTLCKKNFFVCVLASTEE, from the coding sequence ATGGCAAAAAAGAAAGAAGCAGTAGAAGAGATTCGCGACCTTAAAGCAAAACTCACTGAAGGCAAAACGATTATCGGAACACAACGTGTTCTTAAAGCGCTAAAGAGTAAATCAGTTAAAACCGTCTACCTCGCAAAAAATTGTCCTGATAAAATTAAAGACGACATTGCATATTATGCGCAACTTGCACAGACACCGATTATCACTCTCGAACAAGACAACGAAGAGTTAGGAACTCTTTGTAAGAAAAACTTCTTTGTTTGTGTTCTTGCAAGCACTGAAGAATAA
- a CDS encoding amino acid racemase — protein MKKIGILGGMGPAASASLYSRIVAYCQQRYNATQDTDYPQIMLYSIALEGFDESGITDEALVLKQLLQGIKMLEMSQCDFIIMPCNTIHYFIDQLRLYAQVPIMSIIEEVAGSVKSNGQNQVLLLGSETTLALGIYQKEFELQEISYLQPNQEEYEQITTLILDVMGGKVQPENKEAVLDLIHLKKQLGVVLGCTELPLAITQQDLRITLYDSLQILAESAVEYAMGKKEMKIKEKKEKISYQREVMSTQPLL, from the coding sequence ATGAAAAAAATTGGCATTCTTGGAGGCATGGGGCCGGCAGCATCAGCTAGTTTGTATTCACGAATTGTTGCATATTGTCAGCAGAGATATAATGCTACCCAAGACACAGACTATCCACAAATAATGCTCTATTCCATCGCACTTGAAGGGTTTGATGAATCAGGAATCACTGACGAGGCGTTGGTTTTAAAACAGCTGCTTCAAGGAATCAAGATGCTTGAGATGAGTCAGTGCGATTTTATCATTATGCCTTGTAACACTATCCATTACTTTATCGACCAGTTACGATTGTATGCACAAGTCCCAATCATGAGCATAATTGAAGAAGTAGCAGGATCTGTAAAATCCAACGGACAAAATCAGGTTTTATTGTTAGGATCAGAAACGACGTTAGCATTAGGAATTTATCAAAAAGAATTTGAACTACAAGAAATCTCGTATCTTCAACCAAACCAAGAAGAATATGAACAAATTACCACCCTAATTCTTGATGTCATGGGTGGAAAAGTACAACCAGAAAATAAAGAAGCAGTTCTAGATTTAATCCACCTAAAGAAACAACTAGGCGTGGTGTTAGGATGTACCGAATTGCCTCTTGCGATTACACAACAAGATCTTAGGATCACGCTTTATGATTCCCTACAAATCCTTGCTGAATCTGCCGTAGAGTATGCAATGGGAAAGAAAGAGATGAAAATAAAAGAGAAGAAAGAAAAGATTAGTTATCAAAGAGAGGTAATGTCTACTCAACCACTGCTTTAA
- the rpoB gene encoding DNA-directed RNA polymerase subunit B: MVEVYLNAKYIGTVDDPFSFVDDVKDLRRKGALPDDVNVHVDHATQEVHVFCDEGRARRPLLVVKNGKLVVTEKHLQQLRDGELSWVDLVRQGVIEYLDAGEEENALVAYRPEDLTADHTHMEITPGSISGVATALVPFGNYNQSSRLIIGSKNQKQSLGFYAANFHLRLDMDANILHYPQLPLVKTKIHDITDYEQHPSGQNMVVAVMCYDGYNMEDGVILNKGSVQRGLARSTYFNPVKAEELRYSGGLIDEVGLPDKEVKGYRGEQDYRFIEADGIVTPESQVKEGDVVIGRTSPPRFLSSMDEYNLSTSTRRESSISLKHGEQGIADFVIISENEEGNKLVQVRLREERIPEIGDKFTSRHGQKGVTGILINPSDLPFSATGIVPDLIFTPHGVSSRMTVSHLMELVGGKVAALAGRYVDGTLFEAENTDDVRAELLQLGFREDGVETFYDGRTGKRMLAKIYVGNMYYLRLRHMVANKMQSRARGPIQLLTRQPTEGKAKEGGLRLGEMEKDTFIAHGASLLLKERFDSDRVVVPICEKSGLIGYFDARSNKLISPVYGEDSTMSYVEMSYAFKLLLDELLSLGLYPKLELEDKY, encoded by the coding sequence ATGGTTGAAGTATATCTCAATGCAAAATACATTGGTACTGTCGATGATCCTTTTTCATTCGTTGATGACGTAAAAGATCTGCGCCGTAAAGGTGCATTACCTGATGACGTGAATGTGCATGTAGATCATGCTACGCAAGAAGTTCATGTCTTTTGTGATGAAGGTCGAGCACGTCGACCTCTCCTTGTTGTTAAAAATGGGAAATTAGTAGTTACTGAAAAACATCTTCAACAACTTCGTGATGGAGAATTGTCTTGGGTTGATCTTGTTCGCCAAGGCGTTATTGAATACCTTGACGCTGGTGAAGAAGAAAATGCGCTTGTTGCGTATCGTCCTGAAGATTTAACAGCAGATCATACTCATATGGAGATCACTCCTGGGTCCATTAGCGGTGTTGCTACTGCGCTTGTTCCATTCGGCAACTACAACCAATCTTCTCGTTTAATCATTGGAAGTAAAAACCAGAAACAATCATTAGGATTCTATGCTGCAAATTTTCATCTTCGTCTTGACATGGATGCGAATATTCTTCATTATCCTCAACTTCCGTTAGTTAAAACTAAAATTCATGACATTACTGATTATGAACAACATCCCTCTGGACAAAACATGGTTGTTGCTGTTATGTGTTATGATGGCTATAACATGGAAGATGGTGTTATTCTTAACAAAGGCTCTGTCCAACGTGGTCTTGCTCGTAGTACCTATTTTAACCCTGTTAAAGCCGAAGAATTACGCTATTCTGGCGGACTTATTGACGAAGTAGGTCTTCCTGACAAAGAAGTAAAAGGCTATCGTGGCGAACAAGATTATCGCTTCATTGAGGCAGATGGTATCGTTACTCCTGAATCTCAAGTGAAAGAAGGCGATGTAGTTATTGGGCGCACTAGCCCTCCTCGTTTCTTGAGCAGCATGGATGAATATAATCTTTCAACCTCTACTCGTCGTGAAAGTTCTATCTCTCTTAAACACGGAGAACAAGGCATTGCTGACTTCGTCATTATTAGTGAAAATGAAGAAGGAAACAAACTCGTTCAAGTTCGCTTACGTGAAGAACGTATTCCTGAAATAGGAGATAAATTCACGTCACGCCACGGACAAAAAGGAGTTACGGGGATTCTTATTAATCCTTCAGATTTACCTTTTTCTGCGACGGGAATTGTTCCTGATTTAATTTTTACACCTCATGGGGTTTCCTCACGTATGACTGTTTCCCATTTAATGGAACTTGTTGGCGGTAAAGTTGCTGCTCTTGCCGGTCGTTATGTTGATGGAACTCTCTTTGAAGCTGAAAACACTGATGATGTACGTGCCGAACTTCTTCAACTTGGCTTTCGTGAAGATGGTGTTGAAACATTTTATGATGGTCGAACCGGTAAACGCATGTTAGCCAAAATTTATGTGGGTAACATGTACTATCTACGTTTACGTCATATGGTTGCTAACAAAATGCAATCTCGTGCTCGTGGTCCAATTCAACTGCTTACTCGTCAACCTACTGAAGGGAAAGCAAAAGAAGGGGGTCTTCGCCTTGGGGAGATGGAAAAAGATACGTTCATTGCCCATGGTGCATCTCTCTTACTTAAAGAACGCTTCGACTCTGATCGTGTCGTTGTTCCAATTTGTGAAAAATCCGGTCTTATTGGATATTTTGACGCGCGTTCCAACAAATTAATCTCTCCCGTTTACGGAGAAGATTCAACAATGTCGTATGTAGAAATGAGTTATGCCTTCAAGCTCTTACTCGACGAGCTCTTGTCATTAGGATTATATCCTAAACTTGAACTTGAAGATAAATACTAA
- a CDS encoding NusA-like transcription termination signal-binding factor → MTARLKLDQDLLALSMIVERQTGVQVKDCFKDDVDTLYFVVAQGQIGKAVGKGGANIKGLQQNLNKNVRFIEYREPASEFIRSIIYPITIEEIKEEGGIVTLKDSNRKTKSLLIGREGRNLQLLNRAVKRFFNVEVKVV, encoded by the coding sequence TTGACAGCTCGGTTAAAGCTTGATCAGGATCTACTGGCATTATCGATGATTGTCGAACGTCAGACTGGTGTTCAAGTTAAAGACTGTTTTAAAGACGACGTTGATACTCTTTATTTTGTCGTTGCTCAAGGTCAGATTGGCAAAGCCGTAGGCAAAGGCGGAGCAAATATAAAAGGTCTTCAACAAAATCTCAATAAAAACGTTCGCTTTATTGAATATCGCGAACCAGCAAGCGAATTTATTCGCAGCATAATCTATCCCATCACTATCGAAGAAATCAAAGAAGAGGGAGGAATTGTTACCCTCAAAGATAGTAATAGAAAAACAAAAAGTTTATTAATAGGAAGGGAAGGTCGAAACTTGCAACTATTAAACAGGGCGGTTAAGCGCTTTTTTAATGTGGAAGTCAAAGTTGTATAA
- a CDS encoding DNA-directed RNA polymerase subunit H: MEMEIDVSNHGLVPKHTKLSDAEKEKLLSSHSLSVRDLPKILITDPAVLTLNLKAGDVVKIERSSMTAGTSIYYRVVVNG, translated from the coding sequence ATGGAAATGGAAATCGACGTTAGCAATCATGGCTTGGTTCCCAAGCACACCAAACTTTCTGATGCAGAGAAAGAGAAGCTTCTTTCTTCTCACTCTCTTTCTGTGCGCGATCTGCCAAAGATCTTGATCACTGATCCTGCCGTTCTCACTCTTAATCTTAAAGCAGGAGATGTTGTAAAAATTGAACGTTCAAGTATGACTGCAGGAACCTCAATCTATTATCGGGTGGTTGTCAATGGATAA